In Denitratisoma sp. DHT3, one DNA window encodes the following:
- a CDS encoding ABC transporter ATP-binding protein — translation MALLELRNLTRRFGSLEAVKEVSLAIEAGEFFTLLGPSGCGKTTILRMIAGFDAPDAGEILLDGKPLAGIAPERRPLHTVFQSYALFPHMTVAGNVAFPLEMAGRSRDEIRRRVAETLALVHLEDKGGAYPHELSGGQKQRVALARGLVNKPRLLLLDEPLGALDAKLRQEMQIELIALQREVGVTFVFVTHSQQEALALSHRIAVMRAGRIEQCDEPDRLYTQPANRFVADFIGKINLLEVEVKAAGKAQMTLHAKGLGDIAAAAPCAIRIGEHGAFALRPELIRVHGHRESADLKNRFEGKVRELLYLGDVTLYKVELANGFVIEALMPNAAPGRAKFHETGDTVFICWRQDAGVYLRD, via the coding sequence ATGGCCCTGCTGGAGCTGAGGAACCTCACCCGCCGCTTCGGCAGCCTGGAAGCGGTCAAGGAAGTTTCCCTGGCGATCGAGGCCGGCGAATTCTTCACCCTGCTCGGCCCCTCGGGCTGCGGCAAGACCACCATTCTGCGGATGATCGCCGGCTTCGACGCACCCGACGCGGGCGAGATCCTGCTCGACGGCAAGCCGCTGGCCGGCATTGCGCCGGAGCGCCGGCCGCTGCACACGGTATTCCAGAGCTACGCCCTGTTTCCCCACATGACCGTGGCCGGCAACGTCGCCTTTCCGTTGGAGATGGCGGGCCGCTCGCGCGACGAGATCCGCCGCCGCGTGGCCGAGACCCTGGCGCTGGTGCATCTGGAGGACAAGGGCGGCGCCTATCCCCATGAACTCTCCGGCGGCCAGAAGCAGCGCGTCGCCCTGGCCCGCGGCCTGGTGAACAAGCCGCGCCTGCTGCTGCTCGACGAACCGCTCGGCGCGCTGGACGCCAAACTGCGCCAGGAGATGCAGATCGAACTGATCGCCCTGCAGCGGGAAGTGGGCGTCACCTTCGTCTTCGTCACCCATTCGCAGCAGGAGGCGCTGGCCCTGTCCCACCGTATCGCCGTGATGCGCGCCGGCCGCATCGAGCAGTGCGACGAGCCGGATCGGCTCTACACCCAGCCCGCCAACCGCTTCGTCGCCGACTTCATCGGCAAGATCAATCTGCTGGAAGTGGAGGTGAAGGCCGCCGGCAAGGCGCAGATGACCCTCCACGCCAAGGGCCTGGGCGACATCGCCGCCGCCGCTCCGTGCGCCATCCGCATCGGTGAGCACGGCGCCTTCGCCCTGCGGCCGGAGCTGATCCGGGTGCACGGTCATCGCGAGTCCGCCGATCTGAAGAACCGCTTCGAGGGCAAGGTGCGGGAACTGCTCTACCTGGGCGACGTGACCCTCTACAAGGTGGAACTGGCCAACGGTTTCGTCATCGAGGCCCTGATGCCCAACGCCGCGCCGGGCCGGGCCAAGTTCCACGAGACGGGGGACACCGTGTTCATCTGCTGGCGCCAGGATGCCGGCGTCTATCTGCGAGATTAG
- a CDS encoding sensor domain-containing diguanylate cyclase yields the protein MNTHHRITGRHRLMLLLGTLLTLGFLTTSLGSYFVSKREIHDAIVDRELPLTSDTVYSEIQKDLVRPVFISSMMASDTFLRDWVLHGEKDVTLITKYLKEVKSRYGAFSSFFVADGSSTYYHAGGVLKKVRPDEYRDIWYYRVRAMSEPYEINVDLDMANRDTMTIFVNYRVLDYQGRYLGATGVGLTVDAVRHLLSDYQKRYQRSVYFVTQTGKVVLFGSQPLPADDIHAVSGLGAIADRILANPAGSYQYRLDGRDHLLNVRYVPELKWYLFVEKVEDDALSSIRRALYLNLAVCVGVTLLILALTGVTLRRYQQRLEQMATTDKLTGLANRQTGELLLEHALADARRSQAPLAAVLIDIDNFKDINDSHGHLAGDRVLTRTAELVAANLRASDLACRWGGEEFLLLFRNCAGEQALLLADKLRSIVAVATIDVDGTAVHVTLSAGVAQYASPQTAEQLVGRADQALYAAKRGGRNRAILQASATESGD from the coding sequence ATGAACACACACCACCGCATCACGGGACGCCACCGCCTCATGCTGTTGTTGGGAACGCTGCTGACGCTGGGCTTCCTGACCACCAGCCTGGGCAGCTATTTCGTTTCCAAGCGGGAAATCCACGACGCCATCGTCGACCGCGAACTGCCCCTGACCTCGGACACGGTGTATTCCGAGATCCAGAAGGATCTGGTCCGCCCCGTCTTCATTTCCTCGATGATGGCCAGCGACACCTTCCTGCGCGACTGGGTGCTCCATGGCGAAAAGGACGTGACGCTCATCACCAAGTACCTGAAAGAAGTGAAGTCGCGCTATGGCGCCTTCAGCAGCTTTTTCGTCGCGGACGGCTCGTCCACTTACTATCACGCGGGGGGCGTGTTGAAGAAGGTGCGCCCCGACGAGTATCGCGACATCTGGTATTACCGGGTACGGGCGATGAGCGAGCCCTATGAGATCAACGTGGACCTGGACATGGCCAACCGCGACACGATGACCATCTTCGTCAACTACCGGGTGCTCGACTATCAGGGCCGCTACCTGGGCGCCACCGGCGTCGGCCTGACGGTGGATGCGGTGCGCCATCTGCTCAGCGACTACCAGAAGCGCTACCAGCGCAGCGTCTATTTCGTCACCCAGACCGGCAAGGTCGTCCTCTTCGGCAGTCAGCCGCTCCCTGCCGACGACATCCATGCCGTGAGCGGATTGGGCGCCATCGCCGATCGAATTCTCGCCAATCCCGCCGGTTCCTACCAATACCGTCTCGATGGCCGCGACCATCTGCTCAACGTGCGCTACGTGCCGGAACTGAAGTGGTATCTGTTCGTGGAGAAGGTGGAGGACGACGCCCTCTCCAGCATCCGCCGCGCGCTGTACCTGAACCTCGCGGTCTGTGTCGGCGTCACCCTGCTGATCCTGGCCTTGACCGGCGTCACCCTGCGCCGCTATCAACAGCGTCTGGAGCAGATGGCCACCACCGACAAGCTCACCGGCCTCGCCAACCGCCAGACCGGCGAACTCCTGCTCGAACACGCCCTGGCGGACGCCCGGCGCAGCCAGGCGCCGCTGGCCGCGGTCCTGATCGACATCGACAATTTCAAGGACATCAACGACAGCCACGGCCACCTGGCCGGCGACCGGGTGCTGACGCGCACCGCCGAGCTGGTCGCCGCCAATCTGCGCGCCTCGGACCTGGCCTGCCGCTGGGGCGGCGAGGAGTTCCTGCTGCTGTTCAGGAATTGCGCCGGCGAACAGGCCCTGCTGCTGGCGGACAAATTGCGTTCCATCGTCGCCGTCGCGACCATCGATGTGGACGGCACGGCCGTGCATGTCACGCTCAGTGCCGGGGTCGCCCAATACGCGTCGCCCCAGACCGCCGAGCAGCTGGTCGGCCGCGCCGACCAGGCGCTCTACGCCGCCAAGCGCGGCGGCCGCAATCGCGCCATACTGCAAGCGAGCGCCACCGAATCCGGAGACTGA